Proteins encoded in a region of the Zunongwangia endophytica genome:
- the ruvC gene encoding crossover junction endodeoxyribonuclease RuvC, producing MSEKIILGIDPGTTIMGFGLIKVKNKKMEFLQLNELQLKKYDDHYVKLKLIFERTIELIETFHPDEIAIEAPFFGKNVQSMLKLGRAQGVAMAAGLSREIPITEYLPKKIKMAITGNGNASKEQVAKMLQSMLKLKSLPKNLDSTDGLAAAVCHFYNPSRTEIGKSYTGWDAFVKQNPGKVK from the coding sequence TTGAGCGAAAAGATCATTTTAGGAATTGACCCGGGAACCACAATTATGGGTTTTGGATTGATAAAGGTGAAGAATAAGAAAATGGAATTTTTACAGTTGAATGAGTTGCAGCTGAAGAAATATGATGATCACTACGTAAAGTTGAAATTGATTTTTGAGCGTACCATCGAGCTTATTGAAACCTTCCATCCAGATGAAATTGCGATTGAAGCACCTTTCTTCGGAAAAAATGTGCAATCCATGCTGAAGCTGGGAAGAGCACAGGGCGTGGCGATGGCCGCCGGACTTTCACGTGAAATCCCAATCACCGAATATTTACCGAAAAAGATAAAAATGGCCATTACCGGTAACGGAAACGCCAGTAAAGAGCAGGTGGCTAAAATGCTGCAAAGTATGCTGAAGTTAAAAAGCCTGCCTAAAAACTTAGATTCTACCGATGGTTTGGCCGCAGCAGTTTGTCATTTCTACAATCCAAGTCGCACCGAAATCGGAAAAAGTTATACCGGTTGGGATGCTTTTGTAAAGCAAAATCCGGGGAAAGTTAAGTGA
- a CDS encoding glycosyltransferase family 2 protein — protein MLIFVILIAIFYAALMLGFIKGWNSLETVSDHYEPPETCFSIVIPFRNEAENLPNLLESLALLNYPFELFEILLVNDESEDDSEKIIAEFKQDHPQLHLKFLQNNRTTNSPKKDAITTAIKFAEFEHILTTDADCTLPSLWLQSFNTEILQHNPAMIAAPVKIEVNDNNFLSSFEALDFLSLQISGAGAFGLNKAFMANGANLCYKKQSFVEQNGFDSNTEIASGDDVFLLQKFIQQQLKVTFLKDQNAIVKTKPQSGFKRLVQQRIRWASKTSAYTSNFAKLTGLIVFSMNFAFSLSLLLGIFKLFPFPYFMILFLVKFNLDFVLLYRGSIFFNSEGLMRKYLVSSVLYPFFSVYVAILSLFGGYNWKGRRFKR, from the coding sequence ATGCTGATATTTGTAATTCTAATCGCCATTTTTTACGCAGCCCTGATGCTGGGTTTTATTAAAGGCTGGAATTCGCTGGAGACTGTTTCTGATCATTACGAACCTCCGGAAACCTGTTTTTCGATCGTTATTCCGTTTAGAAATGAAGCTGAAAATTTACCGAATTTACTTGAAAGCCTGGCGCTACTAAATTATCCTTTCGAACTTTTTGAAATTTTGTTGGTAAATGACGAATCTGAAGATGATTCAGAAAAAATTATTGCTGAATTTAAACAAGATCATCCACAGCTACACCTGAAGTTTTTACAAAATAACCGAACTACCAATTCTCCTAAAAAAGATGCGATAACAACTGCCATCAAATTTGCCGAATTTGAGCATATTCTTACAACCGACGCCGATTGTACGCTTCCGTCATTATGGTTGCAAAGTTTTAATACTGAAATTTTACAGCACAATCCGGCCATGATCGCTGCACCGGTGAAAATTGAAGTAAATGACAACAATTTTTTAAGTTCTTTTGAGGCCCTTGATTTTTTGAGCTTACAAATTTCTGGTGCTGGAGCTTTCGGACTCAACAAAGCTTTTATGGCTAACGGAGCTAATCTTTGCTATAAAAAGCAATCTTTTGTTGAACAAAATGGATTTGATAGCAACACTGAAATTGCAAGCGGAGATGACGTGTTTTTACTTCAAAAATTTATTCAGCAGCAGTTAAAAGTAACCTTCTTAAAAGATCAAAATGCAATTGTAAAAACCAAACCACAATCAGGTTTTAAGCGACTGGTACAGCAACGCATTCGTTGGGCTTCAAAAACCTCAGCATACACCAGCAATTTCGCGAAACTCACGGGACTAATCGTATTTAGTATGAACTTTGCTTTCAGCTTAAGTCTGCTTCTCGGTATTTTTAAACTGTTTCCTTTTCCTTATTTTATGATCTTGTTTTTGGTGAAATTTAACCTGGATTTTGTGCTATTATACCGCGGATCCATCTTTTTTAACAGTGAAGGATTAATGAGAAAATATCTTGTTAGCAGTGTGCTATATCCATTCTTCTCGGTTTACGTTGCTATTCTTTCGCTATTTGGAGGTTACAATTGGAAAGGTAGAAGATTTAAAAGGTAG
- a CDS encoding YciI-like protein, producing the protein MNYYILTYHLVDSYLEERGKYREEHLAMAKKGEANGEIVMAGALDNPSDKAIFIFKSESEATATNFAENDPYFKNGLIKEYSVRKWNVVIGN; encoded by the coding sequence ATGAATTATTATATCCTAACTTATCATCTGGTTGACTCTTATTTGGAAGAACGAGGAAAATACCGTGAAGAACATCTGGCAATGGCCAAAAAAGGCGAAGCAAACGGAGAAATTGTAATGGCTGGCGCATTGGACAATCCTTCTGATAAAGCGATTTTTATTTTTAAATCTGAATCTGAAGCAACAGCGACAAATTTTGCTGAAAATGATCCATACTTCAAAAACGGACTCATAAAAGAATATTCAGTTAGAAAATGGAATGTCGTAATTGGCAATTAA